A single genomic interval of Zobellia nedashkovskayae harbors:
- a CDS encoding HlyD family secretion protein, whose product MKYFIGVIILCFGLISCSGEKLSDAYGNFEADEVIVGSEGQGKILSFNVKEGEQIKAGTIVGYIDTMQLSLKKQQLIASINSVTAQTMDVQSQLNIYREQKNNILREQRRVEHMLKDEAATQKELDNITGNIEVVDREIEAARKKLETGNRGILSQIEPIEKQIDQINDQINKSLIINPVSGTVLTKYSEEMELAGYGTPLYKIAGLDKITLKVYVSGDQLSHIKIGQEVEVLIDDTKKENRSLKGTIKWIASEAEFTPKIVQTKDERVDMVYAVKVLVLNDGYLKIGMPGEINFTSNSEKNSSVEKK is encoded by the coding sequence ATGAAATATTTTATAGGTGTTATCATTTTATGCTTTGGACTTATAAGCTGCTCTGGCGAGAAATTATCGGATGCTTATGGGAATTTTGAGGCCGATGAAGTGATTGTGGGCTCTGAAGGCCAAGGCAAAATACTTTCTTTTAATGTAAAAGAAGGAGAGCAAATAAAGGCGGGTACAATAGTGGGTTATATTGATACTATGCAACTATCCCTTAAAAAACAACAGCTGATTGCCAGCATCAATTCGGTCACAGCTCAAACCATGGATGTTCAAAGTCAGTTAAACATTTACAGAGAACAGAAAAACAATATTCTACGAGAACAAAGAAGAGTAGAACATATGTTAAAGGATGAGGCCGCTACCCAAAAAGAATTGGACAATATAACTGGAAATATAGAGGTAGTAGACCGCGAGATTGAGGCGGCCCGTAAAAAACTGGAAACCGGTAATAGAGGCATTCTCAGCCAAATAGAGCCCATAGAAAAACAAATAGATCAGATTAATGATCAAATAAATAAGAGCCTAATTATAAATCCTGTTTCCGGAACGGTTCTTACCAAGTATTCCGAAGAAATGGAACTTGCTGGCTATGGAACTCCCCTATATAAAATTGCAGGTTTAGATAAAATAACGCTTAAGGTTTATGTAAGTGGTGACCAACTATCTCATATAAAAATAGGGCAAGAAGTAGAAGTGCTGATCGATGATACTAAAAAGGAAAACCGCTCTTTAAAAGGAACTATTAAGTGGATTGCTTCTGAGGCAGAATTTACGCCAAAAATTGTTCAGACCAAAGACGAACGTGTAGATATGGTTTATGCGGTTAAAGTGCTTGTATTAAATGATGGGTACTTAAAAATTGGTATGCCTGGAGAAATCAATTTCACGAGTAATTCCGAAAAAAACTCATCAGTTGAGAAAAAATAA
- a CDS encoding ABC transporter ATP-binding protein, whose product MKDQKNIDVMEKTSDQKEVIIEIKDLYKSFGDHKVLDGFHMKLYKGENLVVMGKSGSGKSVMIKCLVGLMQPDSGYISVLGKEIKNLNRETLDVLRSDIGFLFQGSALYDSMTVRENLEFPMRRHKEKFGNIKDTTPLVMDALESVGLAHTIDLMPEELSGGMQRRIALARTLILKPKIILYDEPTTGLDPITSKEIIELMRNIQIKYGTSSLIITHDVDCARVISDRMILLVDGINYAEGKYRDLIQSKDPKIEAFFKK is encoded by the coding sequence ATGAAAGATCAAAAGAACATAGACGTAATGGAAAAGACTTCGGACCAAAAAGAAGTCATCATAGAAATTAAAGATCTCTATAAAAGTTTTGGTGACCATAAGGTGCTTGACGGATTTCATATGAAACTGTACAAGGGTGAAAATCTTGTAGTTATGGGTAAATCCGGCTCTGGAAAATCTGTCATGATAAAATGTCTAGTGGGTCTAATGCAACCAGATAGTGGTTACATTTCTGTTCTGGGAAAGGAAATAAAGAATTTAAATCGTGAAACCTTAGATGTGCTAAGGTCCGATATTGGATTTTTATTTCAAGGAAGTGCGCTTTATGATTCCATGACCGTACGGGAAAACTTAGAATTCCCAATGCGGCGTCACAAAGAAAAATTTGGCAACATAAAGGATACTACGCCACTAGTAATGGATGCCCTGGAAAGTGTTGGTCTTGCACATACAATTGACCTTATGCCAGAAGAATTGTCTGGTGGAATGCAACGTAGAATTGCCTTGGCCCGCACCTTGATTTTAAAACCTAAAATCATTCTCTATGATGAGCCTACAACCGGATTAGACCCAATTACATCCAAAGAAATTATTGAGCTAATGCGCAACATTCAGATAAAATATGGCACATCTTCATTAATCATAACACACGATGTGGATTGTGCTAGAGTCATTTCTGATCGGATGATCTTATTGGTAGATGGTATAAATTATGCAGAGGGCAAATACAGGGATTTGATACAATCAAAAGACCCTAAAATAGAGGCCTTTTTTAAAAAATAG
- a CDS encoding pyridoxamine 5'-phosphate oxidase family protein, translated as MMDISVSESTRVLRNNYNGYLSYIADEKPYVIPITYFFDAEDNSIISYTAEGHKIDAMRKNDSVSVLVEQVHSMVNWESTLIHGTFEELDGSTAKQKLHLFTEGIKAIIHRKEHKNPEFINEFSSKSYTRGNPIVYKINILEITGKRRET; from the coding sequence ATGATGGACATATCAGTTAGCGAAAGTACCCGCGTTCTTAGAAATAATTATAACGGTTATCTCTCCTATATTGCAGATGAAAAACCTTATGTGATTCCTATCACCTACTTTTTTGATGCTGAAGACAATAGTATCATAAGCTATACAGCAGAAGGGCATAAAATAGATGCCATGCGGAAAAATGATTCTGTTTCTGTACTAGTGGAACAAGTACATTCTATGGTTAATTGGGAATCCACTCTTATTCACGGTACTTTTGAAGAGCTTGATGGTTCTACAGCTAAGCAAAAATTACATTTGTTTACAGAAGGTATTAAAGCCATTATACATCGAAAAGAACATAAAAACCCTGAGTTCATCAATGAATTTTCTAGTAAGTCCTATACTAGAGGAAACCCTATTGTATACAAGATAAATATCCTTGAGATTACCGGTAAGCGTCGGGAGACTTAG
- a CDS encoding ABC transporter ATP-binding protein has product MTPISAKNIVMNYGKVKALDAVSLKVEKGELFGLIGPDGAGKTSLIKILGTLLLATSGTAEIEGMDVVKQYQNIRRQIGYMPGKFSLYQDLTVEENLNFYASIFGTTLEENYDLIKDIYQQIEPFKKRRAGKLSGGMKQKLALSCALIHKPKVLFLDEPTRGVDPVSRQDLWDMLQSLKKDNITILVSTAYMEEALLCDRISLMDHGKILATNSPDGLIANFDKPLYAIRSGNSFNIIKKLKAYEHANSVYPFGDWVHYTDKRDMIDPLEIKTYLENNDTPNVEIKQIKASVEDCYMSLTSKNQNYEPA; this is encoded by the coding sequence ATGACTCCAATTTCAGCAAAAAATATTGTAATGAATTATGGTAAGGTCAAAGCACTGGACGCTGTTTCCCTAAAAGTGGAAAAAGGAGAGTTGTTTGGGCTTATTGGTCCTGACGGTGCTGGAAAAACCAGTCTTATTAAAATTCTAGGCACACTACTATTGGCAACTAGTGGTACTGCTGAAATAGAAGGGATGGATGTTGTAAAACAATACCAAAATATACGCCGACAAATTGGGTATATGCCCGGCAAATTTTCGCTGTATCAAGATTTAACGGTTGAAGAAAATCTTAACTTTTATGCCTCTATTTTTGGAACGACTTTAGAAGAGAACTACGACCTTATTAAGGATATTTATCAACAGATCGAACCTTTTAAAAAGCGAAGAGCGGGCAAACTTTCTGGCGGAATGAAACAAAAACTAGCACTTTCATGTGCCTTGATTCACAAGCCTAAAGTGCTGTTTTTAGATGAGCCAACCAGAGGTGTAGACCCTGTTTCCAGACAAGACCTTTGGGATATGCTTCAAAGCTTAAAGAAAGATAACATTACAATCTTGGTTTCTACCGCCTATATGGAAGAGGCCCTTCTCTGTGATCGAATATCCCTTATGGATCATGGTAAAATATTGGCTACGAACAGCCCTGACGGACTCATCGCGAATTTTGATAAGCCTTTGTATGCCATACGTTCTGGAAATTCCTTTAATATAATTAAAAAGCTAAAGGCTTATGAGCATGCCAACTCAGTTTATCCTTTTGGAGATTGGGTACATTATACGGACAAGCGTGATATGATTGATCCATTGGAAATAAAAACTTATCTGGAGAATAACGATACCCCCAATGTAGAAATAAAACAAATAAAAGCAAGCGTTGAAGATTGTTATATGTCACTTACCTCTAAAAACCAAAATTATGAGCCAGCCTGA
- the eno gene encoding phosphopyruvate hydratase has product MNSKITSISALEILDSRGNPTLKAYVTLDDGTKASASVPSGASTGMNEALELRDDEKRYSGKGVQKAVENVNKKIAAALIGMHAVDQKDIDYTMIELDGTENKSQLGANAILGVSMAVAKAAAVSSNLPLYRYLGGSNTLRVPVPCMNILNGGEHADNSVDFQEFMLVPHGAPNFKEGLRYVAETFHVLKKLLKDKGLATSVGDEGGFAPNCASNEIAIEFIIAAIEKAGYQPGKDLSVAIDSAANSFSPNLDNKYNLTKSGAGKMTTDELIHLSGEWLKKYPIISWEDPLSEGDWDGFAKFTKKFADKIEVVGDDIFVTNRKYIRRGISEKTANSALIKLNQIGSVTETIEAVRMCREAGWRYFLSHRSGETEDTFLADFAVAMDGGHLKAGSACRGERVAKYNRLLEIEHELKGRSEYCWK; this is encoded by the coding sequence ATGAATTCAAAAATCACATCTATTTCGGCTCTCGAGATATTGGACTCTCGAGGAAACCCTACATTAAAGGCGTATGTTACTTTAGATGATGGAACAAAAGCTTCTGCCTCAGTACCATCAGGAGCATCAACCGGTATGAACGAAGCGTTGGAACTACGTGATGACGAAAAACGCTACAGTGGAAAAGGTGTTCAAAAAGCCGTGGAAAACGTTAATAAAAAAATAGCTGCAGCCCTAATAGGAATGCATGCAGTTGACCAAAAAGATATTGATTATACCATGATAGAATTAGATGGTACCGAGAATAAATCTCAGCTTGGTGCCAATGCTATTTTGGGCGTTTCCATGGCAGTTGCTAAAGCAGCGGCCGTATCATCTAACCTGCCGTTATATAGATATTTAGGCGGATCCAATACCTTGCGTGTTCCCGTGCCGTGCATGAATATCCTAAACGGTGGCGAACATGCAGATAATAGTGTAGATTTTCAAGAGTTTATGCTCGTGCCGCACGGCGCTCCAAATTTTAAAGAGGGGCTTCGTTACGTTGCGGAAACTTTTCATGTACTAAAAAAACTATTGAAAGATAAAGGCCTGGCTACCAGCGTTGGTGATGAAGGCGGGTTTGCACCTAATTGCGCAAGCAATGAAATTGCGATAGAATTTATTATTGCAGCAATTGAAAAAGCAGGGTACCAACCTGGCAAGGATTTATCCGTTGCCATTGATAGTGCGGCCAATTCCTTTTCTCCTAATTTAGATAACAAATATAACCTTACCAAGTCCGGTGCGGGTAAAATGACAACTGATGAGCTTATTCACCTTTCTGGCGAATGGTTAAAAAAATACCCGATTATCTCTTGGGAAGACCCTCTTTCTGAAGGTGATTGGGACGGGTTTGCTAAATTCACTAAAAAATTTGCAGATAAAATTGAAGTAGTTGGTGATGACATTTTTGTTACCAACAGAAAATATATTCGTAGAGGAATTAGCGAGAAAACCGCTAATTCAGCGCTAATTAAATTAAATCAGATAGGTTCGGTAACAGAAACCATAGAAGCGGTGCGTATGTGCCGTGAAGCAGGATGGCGTTATTTTCTGTCTCACCGATCAGGAGAAACCGAAGATACTTTTTTAGCAGATTTTGCCGTGGCTATGGATGGTGGACACTTAAAAGCAGGTTCCGCATGTAGAGGCGAACGTGTTGCCAAATACAACCGTTTGTTAGAAATAGAACATGAGCTTAAAGGGCGCTCGGAATATTGTTGGAAATAA
- a CDS encoding ABC transporter permease, which translates to MKNFKIFKGLVRKEFLHILRDWRSLTMLLGIPIVLVLLFGSVMTMEIKDANIAVVDHAKDHDSKELINLISTSEFFKLVKYLDTSDEIDEEFKKGTIRMAFVFDKDFGYKLHHEGHAQIQLIADGSKILTSPSLISYGKIIINKHIASKNPPSRAGYYIIPTVRMMYNKNLNGRYMTVPGIMSTVILLVGALMTSLSITKEKELGTLELLLSTPINRFLIMFAKIVPYLITSFISALSIIWAAKYVFEVPVSGSMGLLLLNTVLYILTALALGLLISTFANSQLTAMMITMTLLMLPTEVLSGMTFPTDSLPVVLQWLGKLLPSTWFNIISKGILLQGAKGGSLFFETAMLVIMVMVFYFWSVIRFKPRLQ; encoded by the coding sequence ATGAAAAATTTCAAGATATTCAAAGGACTTGTTCGTAAGGAGTTTCTCCATATCCTAAGAGATTGGCGTTCCTTAACGATGCTATTGGGCATACCCATAGTCTTGGTACTGCTATTTGGTTCTGTAATGACCATGGAAATCAAGGATGCTAATATTGCAGTTGTAGATCATGCCAAGGACCACGATTCAAAAGAATTGATCAATTTAATTAGCACTTCTGAATTTTTTAAATTGGTAAAATACCTGGATACCTCTGATGAAATTGATGAAGAATTTAAAAAAGGTACCATTCGTATGGCCTTCGTTTTTGATAAAGACTTTGGCTATAAATTACACCACGAAGGTCATGCACAGATACAATTAATTGCTGATGGATCCAAGATATTGACCTCCCCTAGCCTTATCTCCTATGGTAAGATTATAATCAATAAACATATTGCAAGTAAAAATCCGCCAAGCAGAGCCGGATACTACATTATACCCACAGTACGTATGATGTATAACAAGAATCTTAATGGTAGGTATATGACGGTACCTGGTATTATGTCTACGGTCATTTTACTCGTAGGAGCATTAATGACCTCGTTATCAATTACTAAAGAAAAAGAGTTAGGTACTCTGGAGTTACTTTTAAGTACGCCTATAAATAGATTTCTAATCATGTTCGCTAAAATAGTTCCGTATTTAATAACCTCTTTCATTAGCGCATTATCCATTATTTGGGCAGCAAAATATGTATTTGAAGTACCTGTTTCAGGGAGTATGGGACTCTTATTATTAAATACTGTTCTCTACATTCTTACAGCTCTTGCCTTGGGGTTATTGATATCTACTTTCGCAAATTCCCAGCTAACAGCTATGATGATTACTATGACTTTGTTGATGTTGCCCACAGAAGTTTTATCGGGAATGACTTTCCCTACAGATAGTCTTCCGGTGGTATTACAATGGTTAGGGAAATTATTGCCTTCAACGTGGTTCAATATCATAAGTAAGGGCATCCTGCTTCAAGGTGCTAAGGGGGGTAGTCTTTTCTTTGAAACTGCCATGCTTGTAATCATGGTAATGGTGTTTTATTTCTGGAGTGTCATACGGTTTAAACCAAGACTCCAATAA
- a CDS encoding MlaD family protein has product MEKSASEKFRLGIFVLIGSVLLIIVIYMIGNKQNMFGNTFTLNVTFDNIRGLQNGNNVRYAGISIGTVKDIEMINDTTIQVGMLIDNKMQKHIKNNSIANIGSDGLVGSMIINIVPGTGEAPYVKSGDEIKSYSNAATSDMMNTLNVTNENAAVLTEQLLTITRSINDGKGTLGRLINDTIMGHNLNQTLINLKYTTNDAQETMQKLNALVESFDTKESVVGTLLSDPLSGEKIRNVLTHLENSSIEIEKTAENLNTVVDRINGGDGAINYLATDTTLVHQLQNSMKNVDEGVLKFNENMEALKHNFLTRGYFKKQEKQKEKVQKE; this is encoded by the coding sequence ATGGAAAAATCAGCATCGGAAAAATTTAGACTAGGAATTTTTGTTCTCATTGGATCGGTATTGTTAATAATAGTCATCTATATGATTGGGAACAAACAAAATATGTTTGGGAACACCTTTACCCTTAACGTTACTTTTGACAACATACGTGGGCTACAGAACGGTAATAATGTTCGTTATGCGGGTATTAGCATTGGTACGGTAAAAGATATTGAAATGATCAATGATACCACCATACAGGTAGGTATGCTTATTGACAACAAAATGCAAAAGCATATCAAAAACAATTCGATTGCCAATATTGGTTCAGATGGTTTGGTAGGTAGTATGATTATTAACATCGTTCCTGGTACCGGTGAAGCACCTTATGTTAAATCTGGCGATGAAATTAAGTCTTATAGCAACGCTGCCACATCAGACATGATGAATACCTTAAACGTAACCAATGAAAATGCCGCGGTATTAACAGAGCAATTGCTAACTATTACACGCTCCATAAATGACGGAAAAGGTACACTGGGCCGTTTAATTAATGATACCATTATGGGTCATAATTTAAACCAAACATTGATCAATCTAAAATACACCACTAATGATGCCCAAGAGACCATGCAAAAATTAAACGCACTTGTAGAAAGTTTTGATACCAAAGAAAGTGTGGTTGGAACTTTATTGAGTGATCCGCTCTCCGGAGAAAAAATACGTAACGTTCTTACCCATCTTGAGAATTCTTCCATAGAAATTGAAAAAACAGCTGAAAATCTCAACACTGTAGTTGATCGCATTAATGGTGGTGATGGGGCTATCAACTATCTAGCTACAGATACTACATTGGTACATCAGCTTCAAAATTCAATGAAAAATGTAGATGAAGGTGTGCTAAAATTCAATGAAAATATGGAAGCATTAAAACATAATTTCTTGACCCGTGGTTATTTCAAAAAACAAGAAAAGCAGAAAGAAAAAGTACAGAAAGAATAG
- a CDS encoding MlaE family ABC transporter permease, with product MKIKTPNKIRQSINEIGELSYFAGRFFKEALRPPFEFNEFLRQCYQIGYRSLTLVLVTGFIIGLVLDLQSRPTMIQFGAVSWMPNMVGISIVRELGPVITALVCAGRISSGIGAELGSMRVTEQIDAMEVSGTNPFKYLVVTRVMAAILMLPLLVVVSDAVSLFGSALIENIKGNVSFQLYFNTIFDALSYTDLIPALIKTFFFGFAIGLVGCFKGYYSKKGTAGVGVAANTAVVMTSLLLFVIDFVAVFISNIFFDV from the coding sequence TTGAAAATCAAGACTCCAAATAAGATAAGGCAATCCATAAATGAAATAGGGGAACTCTCCTATTTTGCAGGTCGTTTCTTTAAGGAAGCGTTACGGCCACCTTTTGAATTCAACGAATTTTTAAGGCAATGTTATCAAATTGGGTATAGATCACTAACCTTGGTCTTGGTAACGGGTTTCATAATAGGGTTGGTTTTGGATTTACAATCACGTCCTACAATGATTCAATTTGGTGCGGTTTCTTGGATGCCCAATATGGTGGGTATTTCTATCGTACGGGAGTTGGGCCCTGTTATAACGGCTTTGGTCTGTGCGGGACGTATTTCTTCGGGAATAGGTGCTGAATTAGGTTCCATGCGCGTTACAGAACAGATTGATGCCATGGAAGTATCTGGCACCAACCCTTTCAAATATTTAGTGGTTACAAGGGTTATGGCGGCTATATTAATGCTTCCGTTACTCGTAGTTGTAAGTGATGCCGTATCCCTTTTTGGTTCGGCTTTAATAGAAAACATAAAGGGAAACGTTTCTTTTCAATTGTATTTCAATACTATTTTTGACGCCCTGTCCTATACCGATTTAATACCCGCGCTCATTAAAACATTCTTCTTTGGTTTTGCTATTGGACTGGTGGGTTGTTTTAAGGGGTATTACAGTAAAAAAGGAACGGCAGGTGTTGGTGTAGCAGCAAATACGGCGGTAGTAATGACCTCTTTACTTTTATTCGTTATAGATTTTGTGGCAGTTTTTATATCCAACATATTTTTTGATGTGTAA
- a CDS encoding TolC family protein — protein MKRCSIILLAIMLLPISWAYSQTLELDYCQERARSLSPIKKQELLYESQANLNIKNLNTLNLPQSRLNGTYNYLSDVLDIGIDIAGLDIAEIPQNQYTLTLDISQKIYDGGYVKNAKKMQEAQLAANVKGMEVDLFEIKGMINTLYFNALVYQENEKLLGTVVDELNGQLKKIMSAVENGAMLKTNANILNQQILKIQQQILEVQLGRKAVIDMLSDWIGEPISPDAEFALPLIADQDLSQDISRPEQQYFDLMEENLESQKKVLNAQVLPSLSGIAQLGVGSPNPLNYFETDATEYYVVGASLKWNFWDWKQTSRKKKVLEINKEILSSKKEDFEKKINIASIRDKSSIDTYNQLIEKDKKILELQEDIVRKSYSQFQNGVITSTEYIIEVNKRTEAQLNLQIHGIQKIQSEINYLTTKGNL, from the coding sequence ATGAAACGTTGCTCAATAATTTTACTAGCTATAATGCTCTTACCAATAAGCTGGGCCTATTCTCAAACTTTAGAATTAGACTACTGTCAAGAGAGAGCCAGATCTCTTAGTCCTATTAAAAAACAAGAGCTATTATACGAATCCCAAGCAAATTTGAATATTAAAAATTTGAATACTCTAAACCTACCGCAATCACGTTTAAATGGTACGTATAATTACCTATCGGATGTATTGGATATTGGTATTGATATTGCAGGATTGGATATTGCAGAAATCCCTCAAAATCAATACACCTTAACATTAGATATATCTCAAAAAATTTATGACGGGGGTTATGTAAAAAACGCCAAAAAAATGCAAGAAGCACAATTAGCTGCCAACGTAAAAGGAATGGAGGTTGATTTGTTTGAGATAAAGGGAATGATAAATACGCTTTATTTCAATGCATTGGTCTATCAAGAAAATGAAAAATTACTGGGAACTGTAGTTGATGAGTTGAATGGACAACTTAAAAAAATAATGTCTGCGGTAGAAAATGGTGCTATGCTTAAAACTAACGCCAATATTCTTAATCAGCAAATATTAAAAATTCAACAACAAATATTAGAAGTGCAATTAGGCCGTAAGGCGGTGATTGATATGTTAAGCGATTGGATAGGAGAACCTATTTCTCCTGATGCGGAATTTGCACTTCCCCTCATAGCAGACCAGGATTTAAGCCAAGATATAAGTAGGCCAGAACAGCAATATTTTGATTTGATGGAGGAAAATCTAGAGTCTCAAAAGAAAGTACTTAATGCCCAAGTTTTACCTAGTCTATCTGGTATAGCTCAATTAGGGGTTGGGAGCCCAAACCCTTTAAATTATTTTGAAACAGATGCCACAGAATATTATGTGGTTGGAGCAAGTTTGAAATGGAATTTTTGGGATTGGAAACAAACATCCCGAAAAAAGAAAGTATTAGAAATCAATAAAGAAATTCTCTCCAGCAAAAAAGAAGACTTTGAAAAGAAAATCAACATAGCATCAATTCGTGATAAATCTAGCATTGATACCTATAACCAACTTATAGAAAAAGACAAAAAGATATTAGAACTACAGGAAGATATCGTTAGAAAAAGCTATTCCCAATTTCAAAATGGTGTAATCACATCAACAGAATACATCATAGAAGTTAACAAAAGAACTGAGGCCCAATTGAATCTTCAGATACATGGAATTCAAAAAATACAATCAGAAATTAATTACCTGACCACTAAAGGAAATTTATAA
- a CDS encoding ABC transporter ATP-binding protein, protein MSQPEKTYSISVENLTKKFDDFVAVDKITFNVQKGEIFGFLGANGAGKTTAMRMLIGVLEPTSGKGQVAGYDIFKNSRKLKKHIGYMSQKFSLYDDLTAKENMRFFGGIYGLTNKEISSRTKELLTHFGMEHIEKERVSSLPLGWKQKLAFCTALMHKPDVVFLDEPTSGVDPSIRRQFWEMIYETAEGGVTVLVTTHNMDEAEYCHRISMMVAGKMITVDTPQNLKDKYKLETMGEVFLHLARGYEKEHAITAS, encoded by the coding sequence ATGAGCCAGCCTGAAAAAACATATAGCATTAGTGTTGAAAATCTGACCAAAAAATTCGATGATTTCGTGGCAGTCGATAAAATTACATTCAATGTACAAAAAGGCGAAATATTTGGATTTTTAGGAGCTAATGGTGCCGGTAAAACAACTGCTATGCGTATGCTCATTGGGGTGTTAGAACCTACTAGTGGTAAAGGCCAGGTAGCAGGTTATGATATCTTTAAAAATTCTAGGAAGCTCAAAAAGCACATTGGCTATATGAGCCAAAAATTCTCTTTATATGATGATTTAACAGCAAAAGAGAACATGCGTTTTTTTGGTGGAATCTACGGTCTTACAAATAAAGAAATTAGTAGCCGAACCAAAGAATTACTAACCCATTTTGGAATGGAACATATTGAAAAAGAGCGCGTAAGCTCCTTACCCTTGGGTTGGAAACAAAAACTTGCGTTCTGTACAGCTTTGATGCACAAGCCGGATGTTGTCTTTTTAGACGAACCAACTAGTGGTGTTGACCCTTCAATAAGAAGACAATTTTGGGAAATGATATATGAAACCGCAGAAGGCGGTGTAACCGTTTTAGTAACTACCCATAATATGGATGAAGCTGAATATTGTCATCGAATATCAATGATGGTAGCCGGAAAAATGATAACAGTAGATACACCCCAAAACTTAAAAGATAAATATAAGCTTGAAACAATGGGAGAAGTATTTCTCCATTTGGCAAGAGGTTATGAAAAAGAACATGCAATTACTGCAAGCTGA